From Hymenobacter sediminicola:
CTTTTTTATAAAAAGCTAGATTCAGAATTACTTCTGCGACAGTTGTGCTTCGCCCGACTCTTTCAGACGAATCAGGTTCAGGGCCGAGCCAGCTTTGAACCACTCAATCTGGCCTTCATTGTAGGTGTGGTTCACCGTGATGAGGTCGGTGTCACCGTCGGCGTGGTGCAGACGGATCTGCAGGGGCTTGCCGGGGGCAAACTCCGTCAGGCCAATGATGTCGAACGTGTCGTCCTCCTCAATCAGGTCGTAATCGGCCTTGTTGGCGAAGGTGAGGCCCAGCATGCCCTGCTTCTTGAGGTTGGTTTCGTGAATCCGGGCGAAGCTCTTCACCAGGATAGCACGCACGCCCAAGTGGCGGGGCTCCATGGCAGCGTGCTCGCGCGAGCTACCTTCACCGTAGTTCTCGTCGCCTACTACAATTGACCCGATGCCTTGAGCTTTGTAGTTACGCGCCACCGCCGGTACTGGTGAGTATGGCGTGCCTTGGGTCAGGCCATCTTTCACCGAGTTGGCTTCGCCGTTGAAGGCGTTGATGGCCCCGATGAGCATGTTATTGGAGATATTGTCCAAGTGGCCGCGGTATTTCAGCCACGGGCCGGCCATCGAAATGTGGTCGGTGGTGCACTTGCCCTGGGCCTTGATGAGCAGGCGCAACCCTTTCAGGTCGGTGCCTTCCCACGGCTTGAACGGGTCGAGCAGTTGCAGACGGTCGGAAGTAGGCGCTACTAGTACCTGCACGCCCGAGCCATCGGCAGCGGGGGCCTGGAAACCGGCATCTTCTACGGCAAAACCAGCGGGTGGCAGCTCAATGCCCTGCGGCTCGTCGAACTTCACCTGCTGGCCGTCTTTGGTCGTCAGCGTGTCGGTGAGAGGGTTGAAAGTCAGGTCGCCGGCAATGGCGAAGGCCGTCACGATTTCGGGCGAAGCCACGAAGGCGTGGGTGTTCGGGTTGCCGTCGTTGCGCTTGGCAAAGTTGCGGTTGAAGCTCGTGATGATGGAGTTACGGCGCTTCGGGTCGTCGGTGTGGCGGGCCCACTGACCGATGCACGGACCGCAGGCGTTGGCCAGCACCACGCCGCCCATCTGGGCGAAGGTGTCCAGCAAACCGTCACGCTCCACGGTGTAGCGCACCAGCTCCGAGCCAGGCGTCACGGTAAATTCAGCGTTGACCGTGAGGCCTTTGCTTACAGCCTGGCCGGCAATGCTGGCGGCGCGCGTGATGTCCTCGTAGCTGGAGTTGGTGCACGAGCCAATCAGGCCAACTTCCAGCTTCTCGGGCCAGCCGTGCTCTTTTACGGCTGCCGCGAATTGCGAAATTGGCCAAGCAGCGTCCGGCGTGAACGGGCCGTTCACGTAGGGCTCCAACTCGTCGAGGTTAATTTCGATAAGACGGTCGTAGAAAGCTTCGGGGTTGGCGTACACCTCGTCGTCGGCGCGCAGGTGCTGGGCCACGCCGGCGGCGAGGTCAGCAATGTCGGCCCGCTCGGTGGAGCGCAGGTAGTCGCCCATCTTCTCGTCGTAGCTGAACACCGAAGTGGTGGCTCCGATTTCCGCGCCCATGTTGCAGATGGTGCCTTTGCCGGTGGCGGAGAGGCTGTTAGCGCCTTCGCCGAAGTACTCCACAATAGCGCCGGTACCACCTTTTACGGTCAGGATGCCGGCTACTTTCAGGATAACGTCTTTGGCCGAAGTCCAGCCGTTCATTTTGCCGGTCAGCTTCACGCCGATTACTTTCGGGAACTTCAGCTCCCAGGCCATACCGGCCATTACGTCCACGGCGTCGGCGCCGCCTACGCCAATGGCAATCATGCCGAGGCCACCCGCGTTGGGCGTATGTGAGTCGGTGCCGATCATCATGCCGCCGGGGAAGGCATAGTTTTCGAGCACCACTTGGTGAATAATACCAGCGCCGGGCTTCCAGAAGCCGATGCCGTATTTATTGGAAACCGAAGCCAGGAAGTCGTACACCTCTTTGTTTTCGGAGTTGGCAATGGCCAAATCTTCGGTAGCGCCTTCTTTAGCCTGAATCAGGTGGTCGCAGTGCACGGTGCTGGGCACGGCGGCCTGAGGCTTGCCGGCCTGCATGAACTGGAGCAGCGCCATCTGGGCGGTAGCATCCTGCATAGCTACCCGGTCGGGGGCGAAATCGACGTAGGAAACGCCCCGCTCAAACGCCTGCGAAACAGTGCCGCCGTACAGGTGAGCGTACAGGATTTTTTCGGTCAGGGTAAGCGGGCGGCCAACGGCGGTACGGGCGGCCTCAATGCGGGAGCCCATGCCAGCGTACACAGCCTTGATCATCTCTAAGTCAAACGCCATAATTCAAAAGGGAAAAAGTGGAGAGAACGTGCCTATTAAAGACAAGTACGCAAATATAGGTACCGGTCGTTGTGCAGCCCAACTTTTCGGTGGCTGGAAACCAGCATCCACCCGCATTTAGAATGATTCCAACTGGGGTGTACCAGAAGTTGCGCTACATTCACGGCCCTTGAGTACTAAACTAATCCGGGGGTACCGTAGTTTAGCCCCGAATCAACTTAACCTTCTTTGTATGCCCGTTGCCATTGACATTCGCAAGGCAGTACTCGGGGCCGGACTCGCGCTGGCCGCCGTGGCCTGCCAGCCCAATTCCTCTACTTCTGAAAACCAGGCCGCTACCGAAGCTGCCGGCACCGCCGCCGCTACAGCGCTTTCGGCTGGCACCTGGCGCGGCGTGCTTTCGGCCCAGGGCCAGGAAATACCGTTTCTATTTGACGTAGCCACCGACGGCGGCAAGCCCACCGTGACGCTCCGCAACGGTGAGGAACGCCTCAAGCTCGACGAAATCAGTTCAGCTGGCGACTCTACTACCATACGGCTGGGCGTATTCGATGCCGCGCTGGTCGTGCGCGCTGATGGTGCTGATAAGCTCAAGGGAACTTGGGTAAAATACGACGGCAAGGAGCCGTATCGGGTGGCGTTTGCTGCTCAGAAAGCTAGTGCTGATGCAGCCTTATTTACGGGCACGGCCAAAAACACGTCAGTTTTCGGTGACCTGAAGAAAGGCGGAACGTTCCGCACAACGTTCAAGGGCAGCGACGGCGAAACCACGCCGGCCGTGGGCATTATCACCCAGGATTCCCTAAATCCCACCCAGCTCACCGGCACGTTCCTGACTACCACCGGCGACTACCGCTACCTGGCCGGCAACCTAGTGACGAAGGCCGACGGCGAGCATATCCTGCTATCTACTTTCGACGGCAGCCACGGCTTTCTATTTGATGGCAAGTTGGACAAGCCTGGCAACATCAACAGCATCAGCGGCGACTTCTACAGCGGCAAATCGGGCCACGAAACCTGGACTGCCACGCTCGACCCCAATGCAAAGCTGCCCGATGCTAATGCACTCACTGGCATGAAGCCCGGCCAAAAAAAGCTGGATTTCAAGTTTCCGAGTATCTACGAAGGCGGCAGCATCTCCCCTTCCGACCCCAAGTACAAGGGCAAAGTGGTGGTGCTCCAGATCCTCGGCTCGTGGTGCCCCAACTGCATGGACGAAACTAACTTCCTGGCGCCCTGGTACGAGAAGAACAAGCAGCGCGGCGTCGAAATCATCGGGCTGGGCTACGAGCGCACCACCGACCAGAAGGTGGCCTCGCAGAAGCTGCTGAAGATGAAGGAGCGCATGAACATCGGCTACGACCTGGCCGTGGCTGGGCAGGCCTCGTCGGCGGAGGCCAGCAAGTCGCTGCCGCAGCTGCAAAAGGTCATTGCCTTCCCCACCACCATTTTCCTGGATAAGAAAGGCGAGGTGCGCAAGATTCACACCGGCTACTCAGGCCCCGGTACCGGCAAATATTACGAGCAGGAAGTAGCTGAATTCAACAAAACGATTGACCAGCTGCTAGCGGAATAAATCCAACCGCATAAGTCTAAAAAGGCCCGTTTTCACGATGAAAACGGGCCTTTTCAATTAAAAAACAATGTCCTACTGAGCTTGCCGAATTATCTCTACCACGGCACTAGCCCAAGGGACGTAACGAAGCAGGTGAGCCGGCTAACGGGTGCGTTCTAGAAGCACAATAGGTTCGTTGTGATAGGAGGATCGGGCGAATTCCCGGAACCCGAATTTGCGCGCCACAGCCAGCGAAGGCACGTTTTCGGGGTCGATGATGCAGGTGAGGCGCGCCGAGGGGAAACGGGGTTCTATCCAGGCAAGGGCCACCTGCAGAGCCTGTGTGGCAAAACCACGGCCGTGCACCCGCGGGGCTATCGTCCAGCCCGCTTCCAGCGTTCCTTTGAGGGAAGGCGTCAGGTCACGTTGGTAGTCGAAGAAGCCTACGGTGCCGATATATTTACCGGTTGCTTTTTCTTCTATTGACCATGCCCCATAGCCGAGCAGTGCCCAATGGCCTAGCTGCCCCAGCATCCGGCGCCATATTTCTTCTTCCGTCATGGGCTTATTGCCCAGGTAGCGGTAAAAAGCAGGGTCGTTGGCCAGGACATTGAACTCCGGCAGGTCGGATACCTGTGGAGCACGCAGCAGCAAATCGGGAGTTTCGAGCTGAGGAACCAGCGCATGTGGAGTCGTCAGCAGGCTCAGAGGAGTTGTCATGCGGGCAAGTATAACGAAATGATGTAGTCCAGCAGCAGCGACTAGCAGTAGCCGCTTCTCCCTAAGCTACTCGTGTGGCTGAGGCGTTGGTTACCCGCAGCCACAGTGGGCCTTTCGGGCGTAGTGTCACCAGCGGGTCGGTGCCAGGAGCATCGGGGGCAGTAGGCTGAAAATCGAAGTGGTGTAGCGCCTCCAGCAATACCAGCTGAATTTCGGTAAGAGCAAAGTGGTTGCCGACGCACAGGCGTGGCCCACCCCCAAAAGGCAGATAAGCATAGGCTGGAATTGGTGGTTCCTGGCCGGACGCAAACCGCTCAGGTCGGAATGCATCAGGGTCCGGCCACAGGCCAGGGTGGCGGTGAATGCCGTAGATGTAGATGGAAAACAGCGTGCCTTTCGGAATAGGCAGCCCCCGAAACTCGTCGTCTTCCAGCGCCACCCGGTCCAGAATCCAGGCCGGCGGGTAGAGGCGCATAGTTTCCTGCACCACCTGCTGGGCATAGGTTAGCTGCGGGAGTTCGGCAAATTCCGGCGGACGCTGGGCCAGCCCTGCCGCGACCCGCTCCTGCCGCACCCGTTGGGCCGCCTGTGGATGCTGGGCCAGCAGATAGAATAGCCAACTCAAAGCGTTGGCGCTGGTTTCGTGGCCGGCCAGCAGCAGAATATTGGCCTCATCCAGCAACTGTGCCTCACTCATGCCTTCGCCAGTGTCTTCATAGCGCGCATCCAGCAGCATCTGCAGCAGGTCGTCGGGCGCAGGACTTTCTGAAACGGTGCTCTGGCGCCGCCGAATGTATCCCCGCACTAACTCGCGCAACTCTTGGCTGAGCGCCTCGTGCTTTTTGTACGCGCCCCGCGCCATAAACCACGGCCGTAGATAGGGTTGCCGGATGGTGCGCACATAAAAGGCCTGAATGCGCGTGAGAATGTCCGACAGCCGGTTACGCTCCGCATCGGCCATACTGGTACCAAAGGTGGCTTGCGCAATAATGTGGAAGGCTACCCGGGTCATTTCAGCATGAATATCTACCGTGAGCGTGCTCTGGGGCGCGGCCTGCAGGCGGGCGCGCAGGTCGGCGCTCCACTCCTCGGCAGCGGCCTGCATCAGGCGGGTCAGGGCCGTGAGACGCTGCTTATGAAAGCCCGGCTGGATCAGGCGGCGCTGCCGGAGCCAGTCGGCGCCTTCGTTGGTGAGCAACCCGCGCCCTAGGTACCGAATGAGGCCATGCGTCAGGTCGGATTTGAGGTAACGGCGGTGGTTTTTCTGCAGAATATGCTGAGCCAGCGCCGGGTCACGCGTTACAATACAAGGCCGCACGCCGCCCAGGTGCAAACCCACCGTGTCGCCGTGGTGCGAAAGGGCTCGGTCGAGGTTGCGGATAGGCTCGCGGGCCATAGCCAGGGAACCAAGCAAGGTGCGCCACCGTGGCACCTTGGGCAACGTAGTTAGTTCAGGGGCGCTGGGCAAAGTGGAAATAGACATCGTAGCAGGATAGCAAGTAGAGCTGGGAAGATACGGATGCTGGTTCGTTAGGCGAGTGAAGCGGGCTTGTACACTTTCTATTCCTTGCCTGCTATTACCCCACCAGCATGATCTGCTGCAAGCCATCCACCTGCATGGCTCTGTAGCCCGGCACAACCTAGGCCCTACTTCTGCGCGTAGAGGGTTTAATGGCCGCGTGCGGCCCGCCATCCTTTCTCCAAACCCAACCCTCCTTCCTATGTGGATTCAGCAAAAACCCAATGCGCTTGCCCCCGTCGATGAGTTGCAAGGCCATACTGTGGGCTTAAAATTCGAATGCAACAAGTGCCACACCGAAGTATTCACCGACTCTATCGGCGTGCCTGCCCCCGACCATCTGGCCAACTCCATGGAGGATGACGGCCAGTTTGAAAAGGAGGAAATCAAGTGCCCAGGTTGCAACATGACCCACGAAATAACCGTGAAGAGCACCTTCGATGGCGTAAAATTCGACGTTTCGGAAGTGGCACCCGGTAGCGTAAGCTACCAGGTGAACCATTAAGCTACAGTTTCAGAAGATTTCACCGACGCGTATCACTCTATTGAACCGGTGTCAAACTAAGAGGAGGCTGGCCGAATGGCCAGCCTCCTCTTAGTTTGACACCGGTTCACACAACACCTCAGAGGAGGTTAAAGCCAGTGCTATTAGTGGTTCCGCTCGATGGTATAGTTAATGAGCTGCTCCAGTGAAGTGCGCGACGCCGACTCGGGAAAGGTGCGCAGTATGTTCAGTGCCTCGTCGCGGTAGCGCTCCATGATCCGGATAGCGTAATCTAGCCCTCCGGACTGCTTCACAAACTCGATGACAGCCTGTACCCGGTCTTTGCGGCCGTCGTTGTTTTTCACGTTGTAGATGATGCGGCGCTTCGTGAGCCAGTCGGCTTGCTGCAGCGCATAAATGAGCGGCAGCGTCATCTTTTTTTCCTTGATGTCGATGCCCACCGGCTTGCCGATTTCGGTGGTGCCAAAATCAAACAGGTCGTCTTTGATCTGGAAAGCCATGCCTACTTTTTCGCCGAAAAGACGGGCCCGCTCAATAGTGTCCTTGTCGGCGCCAGCCGAAGCAGCACCCACAGCGCAGCAGGAAGCAATAAGCGAGGCTGTTTTCTGGCGAATAATATCGAAGTACACGTCCTCGGTGATATCGAGGCGGCGGGCTTTTTCAATTTGCAGCAGTTCGCCCTCGCTCAGTTCCTTCACCGCATTGCTCACAATTTTGAGCAGATCGTAATCGTCGTTTTCGAGGCTCAGCAGCAGGCCTTTGCTGAGCAGGTAGTCGCCGACGAGCACGGCAATCTTGTTTTTCCAGAGGGCATTGATGCTGAAAAAGCCGCGCCGGTAGTTGCTTTCGTCCACCACATCGTCGTGGACGAGAGTGGCCGTATGCAGCAGTTCAATAAGGGCCGCGCCGCGGAACGTGGCTTCGGGCAGCGGGTCGCCACCGCTGATTTTGGCCGTGAAAAACACAAACATGGGCCGGATCTGCTTGCCCTTGCGCTTCACGATATAGCCCATAATCTTATCCAGCAGTAACTGCCGCGTTTGCATGGACGCCCGGAATTTCTTCTCGAACTCCTCCATTTCGGCGGCAATAGGCGCCTGTATCTGGTCCAGCGTAACGGTCATGCAGGTATTTTGGGCGGTGCAATGATACGGGGCCGCGCGGGGGTTTCCTAACGGGCAGGCCTGAGCCAGCACAAGCAGCGTGGCCCGCGGGCTTTGCCTACAGTCACCTGCCGCTGTTACCAAGCCGGGCCATCTGGTATAGCTACTGGCTGCCAGTAGATACTTGCTGGCAATCTGAAGTGGCCTCTGGTATTTTTAACACGCCTACGTGGCAGCGGCTCTACTTTGTCGCTACCTTGCTTCTCATGCAGCTTATGGTAGTGCGGCTGGCACTGCTGCCCGGCCGCAGCTACAGCAGCAGTTTTTCAGCTGCCATTGTTTCAGATTATTTACTGGCAGCTACAGGGTTCCTGCGGTTGCCGTTCCATCATGTCTGCGTCTCCTGTTCGTCTCGATTTCCAACTCACTAGCGCCCGGCACACCCGGCCGTTCACGGCCGATGCCCGCTACCTGCCCGATGGCCGGCCCAAACCAGTGGTGGTGTTTGTGCATGGGTTTAAGGGTTTCAAGGACTGGGGGCATTTTAATGTGCTGGCAGACTGGTTTGCGCAGCAGGGATTTGTGTTCGTGAAACTCAACCTTTCGCACAATGGTCTCGTGGTGGGCGGCACCGGCGACCTGGAGGACCTGGAAGCTTTCGGCCGCAACAATTTCAGCCTGGAACTAGACGATATTGGTACGCTGCTAGACCATCTGGAGCAACATACTGCCGTGTTACCGGCCACTGAAGCCGACTTTTCACGGTTGGCACTCATTGGGCATAGCCGCGGTGGCGGGCTGGTGCTGCTGAAAGCAGCCGAAGATGCGCGCGTGAAAGCCGTTGTAACCTGGGCTGCCATCAGCAATGTAAACCCCGGCTGGACCGACGAGTTGATGCAGCATTGGCAGCAGCAGGGCGTGTATCACGTAGAGAATACCCGCACCAAACAGCAGTTGCCGCTCTACTACCAGATTGTGGAAGACTACCACCAAAACCGGCTGCGCCTCGATATTGCGCACAACCTGCGCCGCAAGCTTCGCCAGCCACTGCTCATCGTGCACGGCGACCAAGACGAAACTGTGCCGGTGGAGCGTGCCCACGAGTTGAAAGGGTGGAAACCGGAAGCAGAGCTGGTTCTTCTGCCCGCTGTCACCCATAATTTCGGCGGCGGACACCCGTGGCAGCAGGCAGAGCTGCCAAACGAAGCGCAGCAAGCTGCTGAGGCAACGGTGGAGTTTTTGCGGCGGGTAGTATAAGCTGATATTCTGGTGAAAAAGCTGTTTACACACCTTTTCGCATTCAGCGTTAATTTTTACTTTCTCTCCGCTTGTCTTGGCTTGGCCGCCGCAGTATACACTATAGATCAGGGCTCACTACATCCGATTGTTGCATTCTGCATTCCAATAGCTTCTTTTCTCCTTTGTACTGGCTATCAGCTACGACGACGGTCCTTCTCTTTTCTCAGTCCTGGGGAAATAGCTCTCAGTAATCACGACAAGTCAAACCTATTGCTGCAACAGTCCGGTTTCGCACTGACGCGCATTCCACTGTTCATTTTGTTACTCCTGACTCTCGCTTTACCCAGTAATTTCTTGGATGGCTTGAGTGAAGAACAGACCTACCGTCTTCCGCAGGTAGCCACGCTAGCTCTACTGTATTTCTGCTTCTATCGTGGCCTCGGTTTTTTCTCGCAGCCTAAGTTTTCGACTACTGCCATGTTTGTCGGCGGATTAATGTTGTCGGCAGTAATGTCGTACACGCCCGGCACCGCTGGCGCGGCTGTTTCCGCCCTGTTTCTGGTGCTGGCAGGGCTCTGGATAGTGACATGGCTACTGTACCAACGCTTTCATACTCCCTTGCCTGACACCCCTTAAACCATGCCTGTTGCCTACCTCCTGCTTGGCTCTAACCTCGGCGACCGGGCTACTATTCTGCGCGAAGCCCTACAGCACCTGCAGGAAGTAGCCGGCACAGTGGAGGCAGTTTCCGGGTTGTATGAAACCGCCGCCTGGGGCCTCGAAGACCAGCCACCTTTTCTCAACCAAGCTGTGCAGTTGCGCACGTCTCTGTTGCCGGAGAAGCTACTCGATGCCTGCTTAGCCACGGAGCAGCAAGCGGGTCGGCAACGTCTGGTGCGCTGGGGCGCCCGCACCTTGGATGTGGATATCCTGCTCTATGAGGATAAGGTGCTGCATACGCCACGCCTGACGGTGCCGCATCCGCGGCTGCCGGAACGCCGCTTTGCGCTGGTACCGCTGGCCGATATTGCCGCCGCCGTTACGCACCCAGTTCTAAAGCGAACAGTGACGGAGTTGCTGGCTTCGTGTCAGGATGAGCTTGCAGTTACCCGCTTAAAATAGGTATATTAGAATATTCAGAATACGTATTCTGCTTGGCCAAATTTGGCCCTCCCAGACGTGTGTTGGTTGGCCGTATCCTGAGAGAATGCACAATGGTATCTGCCAGGTGCGCCGCTAAAGCAAGGCCGGAAAACGAGCTTCTGCGCCTTGCTTCTGTATTCATCGAACTTTGTCACCTACAGGCTACAACTATGGAAGCACAACTGGAGCAGATTCGGGAGCAGCAAAAAGAAACCTGGAACAGGTTTTCGGCCGGGTGGCGAAAGTGGGATGAGTTCACAATGGACTGGCTGCGGCCGATGGGAGAAGAAATAATCAACTCTTTGGATCTGCAGGCCACCGATATAGTACTGGATGTGGCAGCCGGCACCGGCGAGCCGGGCCTTACCATCGCCACCATTGTGCAGGATGGAAAGGTGGTAATTACGGACCTCGCGGAAAAGATGCTTGCCGTAGCCCGCGACAACGCCGCTAAAAAAGGCATTACCAATTACGAAACCGTAGCCTGCGACGTGTCGGAATTGCCGTTCGAGGACGCCACGTTTGATGCCGTGAGCTGCCGTTTCGGCTTCATGTTTTTTCCCGATATGCTGATGGCAGCCCGGGAAATGGTCCGTGTACTGAAGCCCGGCGGGAAATTGGCGGCAGCGGTGTGGGGTATGCCCGAAAAGAACTTCTGGATTACGGCCATCATGAGTACCATCAACCGGAATATGCAGCTACCGGCCCCGCCACCCGGTGCGCCCGGCATGTTTCGCTGTGGCAGCCCCGGCTTTCTGGCCGATTTGTTCCGAAAGGCCGGGCTGAAAAACGTGACCGAAAAGGAAGTAACTGGCACGCTCAATTGCGGCACGAATGACAACTATTGGAACTTCATGAATGAAGTAGCTGCCCCGGTAGTTTTTGCGCTGAGCAAAGCCGATGAAGCCACCAGAGACAAGATTAAGCAGGAGGTTTTTGCCTTAGTAGACCAAAAGCTACCTGGCAAAAATACAGCTCTGGACTACGGAACTGTGGTGGTGAGTGGCGAGAAATAGCCTGCACCTGCTCAGGATGAAAGGAGAAGCGCCCTGCCGGAATTCCGGCAGGGCGCTTCTCGTTTCAGGTAGCTTGCCTGTTATACAGCTGCTGAGCTTACTGCCACTTCCGGCGCAATCTTCTTCACGAGGCCCTGCAGCACCTTGCCCGGTCCGCACTCCACAAACTCCGTAGCACCGTCCTGCACCATGCGCTGCACGCTTTGGGTCCAGCGGACAGGAGCCGTGAGCTGGCGCACCAAGTTTTCCCGGATTTCGTCGGGGTCGGTGTGTGGGGCGGCGTCTACGTTCTGGTACACAGGGCAGATACCAGCTGAGAAAGTCGTGCGCGCAATGGCTTCGGCCAGCGCCGCCTCTGCCGACTGCATCAGGGGCGAGTGGAAAGCGCCACCTACGGGCAGCGGCAGAGCCCGCTTGGCGCCGGCTGCTTT
This genomic window contains:
- a CDS encoding GNAT family N-acetyltransferase; the encoded protein is MTTPLSLLTTPHALVPQLETPDLLLRAPQVSDLPEFNVLANDPAFYRYLGNKPMTEEEIWRRMLGQLGHWALLGYGAWSIEEKATGKYIGTVGFFDYQRDLTPSLKGTLEAGWTIAPRVHGRGFATQALQVALAWIEPRFPSARLTCIIDPENVPSLAVARKFGFREFARSSYHNEPIVLLERTR
- a CDS encoding aconitate hydratase, whose product is MAFDLEMIKAVYAGMGSRIEAARTAVGRPLTLTEKILYAHLYGGTVSQAFERGVSYVDFAPDRVAMQDATAQMALLQFMQAGKPQAAVPSTVHCDHLIQAKEGATEDLAIANSENKEVYDFLASVSNKYGIGFWKPGAGIIHQVVLENYAFPGGMMIGTDSHTPNAGGLGMIAIGVGGADAVDVMAGMAWELKFPKVIGVKLTGKMNGWTSAKDVILKVAGILTVKGGTGAIVEYFGEGANSLSATGKGTICNMGAEIGATTSVFSYDEKMGDYLRSTERADIADLAAGVAQHLRADDEVYANPEAFYDRLIEINLDELEPYVNGPFTPDAAWPISQFAAAVKEHGWPEKLEVGLIGSCTNSSYEDITRAASIAGQAVSKGLTVNAEFTVTPGSELVRYTVERDGLLDTFAQMGGVVLANACGPCIGQWARHTDDPKRRNSIITSFNRNFAKRNDGNPNTHAFVASPEIVTAFAIAGDLTFNPLTDTLTTKDGQQVKFDEPQGIELPPAGFAVEDAGFQAPAADGSGVQVLVAPTSDRLQLLDPFKPWEGTDLKGLRLLIKAQGKCTTDHISMAGPWLKYRGHLDNISNNMLIGAINAFNGEANSVKDGLTQGTPYSPVPAVARNYKAQGIGSIVVGDENYGEGSSREHAAMEPRHLGVRAILVKSFARIHETNLKKQGMLGLTFANKADYDLIEEDDTFDIIGLTEFAPGKPLQIRLHHADGDTDLITVNHTYNEGQIEWFKAGSALNLIRLKESGEAQLSQK
- a CDS encoding cytochrome P450 produces the protein MSISTLPSAPELTTLPKVPRWRTLLGSLAMAREPIRNLDRALSHHGDTVGLHLGGVRPCIVTRDPALAQHILQKNHRRYLKSDLTHGLIRYLGRGLLTNEGADWLRQRRLIQPGFHKQRLTALTRLMQAAAEEWSADLRARLQAAPQSTLTVDIHAEMTRVAFHIIAQATFGTSMADAERNRLSDILTRIQAFYVRTIRQPYLRPWFMARGAYKKHEALSQELRELVRGYIRRRQSTVSESPAPDDLLQMLLDARYEDTGEGMSEAQLLDEANILLLAGHETSANALSWLFYLLAQHPQAAQRVRQERVAAGLAQRPPEFAELPQLTYAQQVVQETMRLYPPAWILDRVALEDDEFRGLPIPKGTLFSIYIYGIHRHPGLWPDPDAFRPERFASGQEPPIPAYAYLPFGGGPRLCVGNHFALTEIQLVLLEALHHFDFQPTAPDAPGTDPLVTLRPKGPLWLRVTNASATRVA
- a CDS encoding peroxiredoxin family protein, translating into MPVAIDIRKAVLGAGLALAAVACQPNSSTSENQAATEAAGTAAATALSAGTWRGVLSAQGQEIPFLFDVATDGGKPTVTLRNGEERLKLDEISSAGDSTTIRLGVFDAALVVRADGADKLKGTWVKYDGKEPYRVAFAAQKASADAALFTGTAKNTSVFGDLKKGGTFRTTFKGSDGETTPAVGIITQDSLNPTQLTGTFLTTTGDYRYLAGNLVTKADGEHILLSTFDGSHGFLFDGKLDKPGNINSISGDFYSGKSGHETWTATLDPNAKLPDANALTGMKPGQKKLDFKFPSIYEGGSISPSDPKYKGKVVVLQILGSWCPNCMDETNFLAPWYEKNKQRGVEIIGLGYERTTDQKVASQKLLKMKERMNIGYDLAVAGQASSAEASKSLPQLQKVIAFPTTIFLDKKGEVRKIHTGYSGPGTGKYYEQEVAEFNKTIDQLLAE
- a CDS encoding polyprenyl synthetase family protein, which codes for MTVTLDQIQAPIAAEMEEFEKKFRASMQTRQLLLDKIMGYIVKRKGKQIRPMFVFFTAKISGGDPLPEATFRGAALIELLHTATLVHDDVVDESNYRRGFFSINALWKNKIAVLVGDYLLSKGLLLSLENDDYDLLKIVSNAVKELSEGELLQIEKARRLDITEDVYFDIIRQKTASLIASCCAVGAASAGADKDTIERARLFGEKVGMAFQIKDDLFDFGTTEIGKPVGIDIKEKKMTLPLIYALQQADWLTKRRIIYNVKNNDGRKDRVQAVIEFVKQSGGLDYAIRIMERYRDEALNILRTFPESASRTSLEQLINYTIERNH
- a CDS encoding class I SAM-dependent methyltransferase, encoding MEAQLEQIREQQKETWNRFSAGWRKWDEFTMDWLRPMGEEIINSLDLQATDIVLDVAAGTGEPGLTIATIVQDGKVVITDLAEKMLAVARDNAAKKGITNYETVACDVSELPFEDATFDAVSCRFGFMFFPDMLMAAREMVRVLKPGGKLAAAVWGMPEKNFWITAIMSTINRNMQLPAPPPGAPGMFRCGSPGFLADLFRKAGLKNVTEKEVTGTLNCGTNDNYWNFMNEVAAPVVFALSKADEATRDKIKQEVFALVDQKLPGKNTALDYGTVVVSGEK
- a CDS encoding alpha/beta hydrolase family protein, whose translation is MSASPVRLDFQLTSARHTRPFTADARYLPDGRPKPVVVFVHGFKGFKDWGHFNVLADWFAQQGFVFVKLNLSHNGLVVGGTGDLEDLEAFGRNNFSLELDDIGTLLDHLEQHTAVLPATEADFSRLALIGHSRGGGLVLLKAAEDARVKAVVTWAAISNVNPGWTDELMQHWQQQGVYHVENTRTKQQLPLYYQIVEDYHQNRLRLDIAHNLRRKLRQPLLIVHGDQDETVPVERAHELKGWKPEAELVLLPAVTHNFGGGHPWQQAELPNEAQQAAEATVEFLRRVV
- the folK gene encoding 2-amino-4-hydroxy-6-hydroxymethyldihydropteridine diphosphokinase; this encodes MPVAYLLLGSNLGDRATILREALQHLQEVAGTVEAVSGLYETAAWGLEDQPPFLNQAVQLRTSLLPEKLLDACLATEQQAGRQRLVRWGARTLDVDILLYEDKVLHTPRLTVPHPRLPERRFALVPLADIAAAVTHPVLKRTVTELLASCQDELAVTRLK